The sequence below is a genomic window from Pirellulales bacterium.
CGAAATGGTCGTGTGCGCCAGCCAATCGATGCTTTCGCGATCGTGGCTGACCAGCAGCGTGGGAATGTGAAACTCTTCGATCGCGCGCACCAAATGTTCGGCCACTGATGCCCGCAAGCTCGGATCGAGCGCACTCAACGGTTCATCCAACAGCAGCAGCTTTGGGCTGCGCAGAAGAGCACGCCCTACGGCCACGCGCTGTTTTTGTCCGCCACTGAGCGAATAGGGTTGGCGTCGGAGCAATTCGTCCAATTCCAAGATGCGCACTAACTTTGCAAAATCGACGCCCGCGGGCTGGGCCCGCCGTTGTCCGTAACGCAAATTTTGCTCCACGTTCAAGTGCGGAAATAATTGATAATCTTGAAACACGTAGCCGATGCCACGCTGTTCCGGCGGCAAGCTAACAGGTAGGTTCGAATCGAACAGGATTTTGTCCGGCAGCGAAATTCTTCCGGCTTGCGGCGTAAGTAAGCCGGCAATTAAATGCAGCACCGTGGTTTTGCCGCTGCCCGACGGGCCGGCCAGCGCCGTCACGCCCTGCTCAGCGGCAAAGGCGAAGTTCAAATGGAAGCCGTGCGGATAAGTGAAACGGCAATCGAAGTTGAGCGCGCTCATGGCGGTTAGGCGGTGGCTCCCCGCAAGCGCTGCCGTCCGAAACGATCGAGTAATTCGCCGGCCCCTAACGCCAGGGCGGCAATGACCACCGAGGCAATTACCAACCGGATCGATTGTTCCATGCCGCCGGGAACATCTAACTGCGAGTAAATCATTAGCGACACCGTGCGTGTTTCGCCCGGAATGTTGCCGGCCAGCATGATCGTCGCTCCAAATTCTCCCATGCTGCGGGCGAACGCCAACATGCTGCCGCTGAGAATTCCCGGCCGCGCCAAGGGCAATTGAATAGACCAAAAGGCATCCAACGGCGACGCGCCCAGAGTGCGCGCCGCCTGAACCAAGCGATCGTCGATGGCCGAAAACGCCAGCCGAATGGGCCGCACCAAAAGAGGAAACGCTACGACGGCCGAAGCCAGGGCCGCGCCTTTCCAATCGAAGACAAAGCGTAGGCCCAGCGTCGACTCCAAAAACGAACCCAGCAGGCCCTGCCGGCCGAACGCCACCAGCAGCAAATACCCGGTCACCACGGGCGGCAACACCAGCGGCAAGTTAATCAGCGTTTCGACAATAAATTTTCCGGGAAAATTTCGCTTCGCCAACAGCCAGCCCAGCGCGATGGCCAGCGGCAGGCTAATTATCACGGCCACGCTGGCCACCAGTAGTGTCAATCGAACCGCTTGCCATTCTGCGACGGTTAACACAGCGGCGTCCTTTTCAATGACGAGCTAAATCGTGCTGAACAAATGAATTCACGGTTGCGCCGCAGCTTCGTGCAATCGCGAAAATCCAAACTTGGCGTACACTTCGTCCGCTTTGGACGATTGTAAAAAGTCGAATAACTGCTTCGCGGCGGGATTTGCCCCGCCATGTTTCAGCAGTACCAGGGCGTACACAATTTCGTCGTGCAATTTCGGATCGAACTCATAAATCTGTGTCGTACCGGGCGCTGTGCCTACATCCGTCGAATACACAATGCCCGCTTCCGCCTCGCCCCGCTCCACATAACTCAGCGCGCTGCGCACATCTTGGCCGCGGACAATTTTGCCGTCGTCGGTTAGTTTTTTGAGTAAATCAAGTTTGGTCAGCGCCTGGTCGGCATACATGCCGGCCGGAACTTTTTCGCCCGCCAAGGCAATCTTTTTCACTTGGGCCAAAAGCAAATCTTGCGGTTGTTGCACGCCCGCCGGGTTGCCCTTCGGAACGACCATGACCAAACGATTCGTCAGCAAGCGAACCGTGGCGTCGGCCAGGTTAGCCTTTTGAACGTCATCGGCCCATTGTTGGCTGGCCGATAGAAACAAATCGGCTGGCGCTCCCGCTTCAATTTGTGCCGCCAGGCCGCTGGAGGGCCCGGTGTTCACTTTCACCTCTGTGCGAAATTCCGATTGAAACTGCGATGCCAACGCTTCCATCACTTCTTTCGTGCTGGCAGCCGCAGAGACAATTAGCTCGGGCTTGCCAACTCCCGGAGCGGACGGTTGCTGCGAGCATCCGCCCAGCAAAACAGCCACCAGAATCGCTAAAGTGATTTTTAAGCGTCGCATAGAAGTTCTCCCATTGGACTCAGCGTATCAATCCTTGCGCACGCCGACAACAAGCAGTAAGTTGGCAAACTGTCGCTGATCGGCCGTTTGAATAGTTAGCACGTGCTCCGGCGATTGCACCGTGCGGTAAAACTCACTGCGCTCAATCGGCTGCAATTCTATCGCTATGGCGTGCTGCCGGAAAATGGTGCGAAACTCGGCCCAAATGGGCGGGTCGTGCGGCAAGGCGTGCGGCCCGGATGCATCCGGCTGCATGGTGTGGGCCGCTTCGATGGGAATTGCCGTGGCCAAAGCTTCCAGCACTTGTGTGCAAGTAACCACACCAGGCGACAAATTTAGGCTCACTAATTCTGCCCGCGGCCCCAAGGTAGATGAGGCCGGA
It includes:
- the modB gene encoding molybdate ABC transporter permease subunit, with translation MLTVAEWQAVRLTLLVASVAVIISLPLAIALGWLLAKRNFPGKFIVETLINLPLVLPPVVTGYLLLVAFGRQGLLGSFLESTLGLRFVFDWKGAALASAVVAFPLLVRPIRLAFSAIDDRLVQAARTLGASPLDAFWSIQLPLARPGILSGSMLAFARSMGEFGATIMLAGNIPGETRTVSLMIYSQLDVPGGMEQSIRLVIASVVIAALALGAGELLDRFGRQRLRGATA
- a CDS encoding ATP-binding cassette domain-containing protein — protein: MSALNFDCRFTYPHGFHLNFAFAAEQGVTALAGPSGSGKTTVLHLIAGLLTPQAGRISLPDKILFDSNLPVSLPPEQRGIGYVFQDYQLFPHLNVEQNLRYGQRRAQPAGVDFAKLVRILELDELLRRQPYSLSGGQKQRVAVGRALLRSPKLLLLDEPLSALDPSLRASVAEHLVRAIEEFHIPTLLVSHDRESIDWLAHTTISLGSALPQPTENAARPGNSV
- a CDS encoding RbsD/FucU family protein; the protein is MLKHQLLHPQISAVLARAGHTAKVLIADGNYPASSTLGPRAELVSLNLSPGVVTCTQVLEALATAIPIEAAHTMQPDASGPHALPHDPPIWAEFRTIFRQHAIAIELQPIERSEFYRTVQSPEHVLTIQTADQRQFANLLLVVGVRKD
- the modA gene encoding molybdate ABC transporter substrate-binding protein — encoded protein: MRRLKITLAILVAVLLGGCSQQPSAPGVGKPELIVSAAASTKEVMEALASQFQSEFRTEVKVNTGPSSGLAAQIEAGAPADLFLSASQQWADDVQKANLADATVRLLTNRLVMVVPKGNPAGVQQPQDLLLAQVKKIALAGEKVPAGMYADQALTKLDLLKKLTDDGKIVRGQDVRSALSYVERGEAEAGIVYSTDVGTAPGTTQIYEFDPKLHDEIVYALVLLKHGGANPAAKQLFDFLQSSKADEVYAKFGFSRLHEAAAQP